From the Bacteroidia bacterium genome, one window contains:
- a CDS encoding replication-associated recombination protein A, whose translation MDAVLPAVPLAERQRPRNIAEYVGQRHLIAPGKPLTQMMERGALFSMILWGPPGSGKTTLARLLSGTSKAVFEQLSAVSSGVKDVRAIIEAAKKRRWELGERQTILFIDEIHRFNKSQQDALLQAVEQGDIVLIGATTENPSFEIIPPLRSRARTFILNPLTMEDLQTILQRALDTDVALSRLDVRIEDADMLIAYSGGDARTLLNGLEMCCLLAEQDGKVVITQAVLEEAFQRAFAKYDKGGEEHYNIISAFIKSVRGSDPDAALYWMARMLEGGEDPLFVARRLIVLASEDIGNADPNALLLATACFQAVHAIGMPEARIVLAQTATFLASTGKSNAAYLGIEKAYADIRALPPYPVPLHLRNAPTSLMKSQGYGKGYKYAHDFAGHFVEQHYLPDELKDRIYYEPTEEGREARIREHLRTLWKRRRS comes from the coding sequence ATGGATGCCGTCCTCCCGGCCGTCCCCCTCGCGGAGCGGCAGCGTCCCCGCAACATCGCCGAATACGTCGGGCAGCGTCACCTCATAGCGCCCGGTAAGCCCCTCACGCAAATGATGGAGCGTGGAGCGCTTTTCAGTATGATACTGTGGGGTCCACCCGGATCGGGGAAAACCACGCTCGCACGTTTGCTGAGCGGTACGAGCAAGGCCGTGTTCGAGCAGCTTTCGGCTGTGTCCTCCGGTGTCAAAGATGTGCGTGCCATTATCGAGGCGGCGAAAAAGCGTCGCTGGGAGTTGGGTGAGAGACAAACCATTCTCTTTATCGATGAGATTCACCGCTTCAACAAATCGCAGCAAGATGCGTTGCTGCAGGCAGTGGAACAGGGTGACATCGTGCTCATCGGTGCGACAACGGAAAATCCGTCCTTTGAAATCATCCCGCCGCTGCGTTCGCGCGCGCGGACGTTCATTCTGAATCCTCTCACCATGGAGGATCTCCAGACGATATTGCAGCGCGCGCTCGACACGGATGTCGCTCTCTCCCGACTTGACGTACGCATCGAGGATGCGGATATGCTGATTGCGTACAGCGGAGGCGATGCCAGAACGCTGCTCAACGGGCTCGAAATGTGCTGCCTGCTTGCAGAGCAGGATGGGAAAGTCGTCATCACTCAGGCGGTACTCGAAGAGGCCTTCCAGCGCGCTTTCGCCAAGTACGACAAAGGCGGGGAGGAACATTATAACATCATTTCCGCCTTCATCAAATCCGTACGCGGCAGCGATCCGGACGCGGCGCTGTACTGGATGGCGCGCATGCTCGAGGGAGGCGAGGATCCGCTGTTCGTCGCCCGCCGCCTTATTGTGCTCGCATCCGAGGACATCGGCAACGCCGATCCGAACGCCCTGCTACTCGCGACAGCATGCTTTCAGGCGGTGCATGCGATTGGCATGCCCGAAGCGCGGATCGTTCTCGCACAAACCGCCACCTTTCTCGCCAGTACCGGGAAAAGCAATGCCGCCTACCTCGGCATTGAAAAGGCCTACGCGGACATCCGCGCACTTCCGCCCTATCCCGTGCCACTGCATCTGCGCAACGCCCCGACGAGCCTGATGAAATCCCAGGGCTACGGCAAGGGTTACAAATACGCCCATGATTTCGCCGGACATTTCGTGGAACAGCACTATCTGCCCGACGAGCTGAAAGACAGGATATACTACGAACCCACGGAAGAAGGACGCGAAGCCCGGATTCGGGAACATCTCCGAACGCTGTGGAAACGCCGCAGAAGCTGA
- a CDS encoding aldehyde dehydrogenase family protein: MEFLNVLGIREINYGASSGQEWYTSTTAGVIDVHSPATGEFIAKVYQASEEDYEKVMQKAAEAFAWWRTVPAPKRGEIVRIIGNKLREYKQPLGMLVSFEMGKSLQEGLGEVQEMIDICDFAVGQSRQLYGFTMHSEREKHRMYDQYHPLGVVLTISAFNFPVAVWSWNAMIAAVCGDVNLWKPSSKVPLTAIACQNIIGEVLKEHNLPEGLFSLVIGKGATIGERMLNDKRIPLVSVTGSTAVGRHANEVVARRFGRAILELGGNNAIILSPHANLKMAVPAIVFGAVGTAGQRCTTTRRLIIHDSIYDTVKDAIVKAYTSLRIGTPMDESNHVGPLIDTAAVAMFTKALELARAEGGAVIYGGEVLTGPGFESGCYVRPAIVEAENHFHIVQEETFAPILYLIKYSGEVENAIALQNGVVQGLSSAIFTDKLQEAETFLSHWGSDCGIANVNIGTSGAEIGGAFGGEKETGGGRESGSDAWKAYMRRQTNTINYGSSLPLAQGIKFDI, translated from the coding sequence ATGGAGTTTCTCAACGTCCTGGGAATCAGGGAGATCAATTACGGCGCTTCGTCGGGTCAGGAGTGGTATACATCCACCACCGCCGGCGTCATTGACGTTCATTCTCCGGCCACAGGAGAATTCATCGCGAAAGTGTATCAGGCCTCCGAGGAGGATTATGAGAAAGTCATGCAAAAGGCTGCTGAGGCCTTCGCATGGTGGCGAACCGTTCCCGCGCCCAAGCGTGGAGAAATCGTCCGCATCATCGGCAACAAGCTGCGCGAATACAAGCAGCCTCTGGGAATGCTGGTCTCCTTCGAGATGGGTAAATCGTTGCAGGAGGGCCTGGGTGAGGTCCAGGAGATGATTGATATCTGCGACTTCGCCGTCGGTCAGTCACGCCAGCTCTACGGCTTCACCATGCATTCAGAGCGCGAAAAACATCGCATGTACGATCAGTATCATCCCCTCGGTGTGGTACTGACCATTTCCGCATTCAACTTCCCCGTTGCGGTATGGTCCTGGAACGCGATGATCGCGGCGGTGTGCGGCGATGTGAATCTCTGGAAACCATCATCGAAAGTGCCGCTTACCGCCATCGCCTGCCAGAATATTATCGGAGAGGTGCTCAAGGAGCATAATCTTCCTGAAGGCTTGTTCTCCCTTGTCATCGGAAAGGGAGCGACCATCGGCGAGCGCATGCTCAACGATAAACGCATCCCGCTCGTGTCTGTCACCGGTTCAACGGCCGTGGGCCGTCACGCCAACGAAGTCGTTGCGCGTCGCTTTGGCCGCGCCATTCTCGAACTGGGCGGAAACAATGCGATCATTCTCTCGCCGCATGCCAACCTGAAGATGGCGGTGCCAGCCATTGTCTTCGGTGCCGTGGGCACAGCGGGTCAGCGCTGTACCACCACGCGACGCCTCATCATTCACGACAGCATCTACGACACGGTCAAAGACGCCATTGTGAAGGCCTACACGTCTCTGCGCATCGGTACGCCGATGGACGAGAGCAATCATGTCGGTCCCCTCATCGATACCGCAGCCGTGGCGATGTTCACCAAGGCGCTCGAACTCGCCCGTGCGGAAGGTGGCGCGGTGATATACGGCGGAGAGGTGCTCACCGGACCCGGTTTTGAGTCCGGATGCTACGTCCGTCCGGCTATCGTAGAGGCCGAGAATCATTTCCACATCGTGCAGGAAGAGACCTTCGCCCCGATTCTCTATCTGATCAAGTACTCGGGAGAGGTCGAAAACGCGATCGCTCTTCAGAATGGTGTCGTGCAGGGACTCTCTTCGGCCATTTTCACGGACAAACTGCAGGAGGCCGAGACCTTCCTCTCGCATTGGGGATCCGACTGTGGTATCGCCAACGTGAATATCGGTACCTCGGGTGCGGAAATTGGCGGAGCGTTCGGCGGCGAGAAGGAAACCGGCGGCGGACGCGAATCCGGCTCCGACGCATGGAAAGCCTACATGCGGCGTCAGACCAACACCATCAACTACGGCTCCTCGCTGCCTCTCGCACAGGGCATCAAATTCGACATCTAA
- a CDS encoding peptidylprolyl isomerase translates to MHKAIFSLLALTVLLTVTSLTATAQKTTKTKSKETAKVTNEIAVIETDHGTIEIEFYRKDAPKTVENFVQLAKRGFYNGVLFHRVISGFMIQGGDPTGTGSGGESIYGATFNDEIDKNSELYKTGYKRGVVAMANRGPNTNSSQFFIMHKDYQLPPLYTIFGRVTKGIETIDKIAAQPTAPGDRPKTNIPMKKVTIKTAD, encoded by the coding sequence ATGCATAAAGCCATCTTCTCCCTTCTGGCCCTCACCGTCCTGCTGACCGTAACGAGCCTGACGGCCACTGCACAGAAGACCACCAAAACCAAAAGCAAGGAGACCGCCAAAGTGACCAATGAAATAGCCGTCATTGAAACCGATCACGGAACTATCGAGATCGAATTCTATCGAAAAGATGCCCCGAAGACCGTAGAGAATTTCGTGCAATTGGCCAAGCGCGGCTTTTACAACGGCGTGCTCTTCCATCGCGTCATCAGCGGTTTCATGATTCAGGGCGGAGATCCCACCGGTACCGGTTCGGGCGGCGAGAGTATTTACGGCGCGACGTTCAACGATGAAATCGACAAGAACTCCGAGCTGTACAAGACCGGGTACAAGCGCGGCGTGGTGGCCATGGCCAACCGCGGACCAAACACCAACAGCAGCCAGTTCTTCATTATGCACAAGGATTACCAACTGCCTCCGCTGTACACCATTTTCGGCCGCGTCACCAAGGGCATCGAGACCATAGACAAGATTGCGGCGCAGCCGACCGCTCCCGGAGATCGTCCCAAGACGAACATTCCGATGAAGAAGGTGACCATCAAGACTGCGGACTGA
- a CDS encoding undecaprenyl-diphosphate phosphatase: protein MDLFQAIILGVVQGLTEFIPISSTAHLRIVPALCGWPDPGAAFTAVTQIGTLVAVLLYFRGDLRRLSAAFLHGIRSRKPFGEPQSRMSWFILLGTLPIIVFGLLFKDLIETEFRSLWVISGSLILLALLLALAEFLGRRTRNISNLTALDIMLIGCAQALALIPGSSRSGTTITAGLFLNLQREDAARFSFLLSIPAISLSGVYQLWQLRELLVGDFGVHLLVATVVSGIVGYASIEFLLRFLRSHSTTVFILYRIGLGVLLIVMLSTQILQP from the coding sequence ATGGATCTGTTTCAGGCGATCATATTGGGTGTCGTGCAGGGGCTGACCGAGTTCATCCCCATCAGCAGCACCGCCCATTTACGTATCGTCCCGGCATTGTGCGGCTGGCCTGATCCCGGCGCCGCGTTCACAGCCGTGACGCAGATCGGCACTCTGGTTGCCGTGTTGCTCTATTTTCGCGGTGACCTGCGCAGATTGTCGGCCGCCTTCCTGCACGGGATACGCAGCCGAAAACCGTTTGGGGAGCCACAGTCGCGAATGTCCTGGTTCATCCTGCTCGGCACGCTGCCCATCATCGTGTTCGGGCTGCTGTTCAAGGATTTGATCGAGACGGAGTTCCGTTCACTCTGGGTCATTTCCGGCAGTTTGATCCTCCTCGCGCTGCTGCTGGCGCTCGCGGAGTTTCTCGGCAGACGGACGAGAAACATATCCAACCTCACTGCGCTCGATATTATGCTGATCGGCTGCGCGCAGGCACTGGCGTTGATACCCGGCTCGTCCCGATCAGGAACGACCATCACCGCCGGACTGTTTTTGAACCTGCAGCGCGAGGATGCGGCGCGATTTTCCTTTCTCTTGAGCATCCCCGCTATCAGTCTCAGCGGCGTGTATCAACTCTGGCAACTGCGAGAACTGTTAGTCGGCGACTTCGGTGTACATTTGCTCGTTGCGACGGTCGTTTCGGGCATCGTCGGCTATGCGAGCATAGAATTCCTGTTGCGCTTTCTCCGAAGTCACAGCACCACCGTGTTCATCCTGTACCGGATCGGGCTCGGTGTACTGCTCATCGTCATGCTTTCGACACAGATCCTACAACCATAA
- the upp gene encoding uracil phosphoribosyltransferase yields MEHSSIPSTLHVSRHPAVAADMSVMRAASTTRREFRAALRRIARVLTLEASSTLETRSVVIQTPLEETEGVEVLRRVILVPILRAGLGMLDGALDVFPNAAVGHLGMYRNERTLESVSYYTKLPSHLADSEVLLLDPMLATGGSALAALNQLRAAGAGRIRLLALVAAPPGVHVIAQHDPDLHMYVAALDRQLDDNGYIRPGLGDAGDRLFGTE; encoded by the coding sequence ATGGAGCATTCATCAATACCGTCCACGTTGCACGTTTCACGCCACCCCGCGGTAGCCGCCGATATGAGCGTCATGCGTGCGGCGTCTACCACCAGACGGGAGTTCCGCGCTGCCCTCCGGCGCATCGCGCGCGTGCTGACTCTCGAGGCATCGTCAACGCTCGAAACGCGTTCCGTAGTCATACAGACGCCGCTGGAGGAAACGGAGGGCGTCGAAGTCCTGCGCCGCGTGATTCTCGTACCTATCCTGCGTGCGGGTCTCGGTATGCTCGATGGTGCGCTGGATGTGTTTCCCAATGCCGCTGTCGGACATCTCGGTATGTATCGCAACGAGCGGACGCTGGAAAGCGTGTCGTACTATACCAAACTTCCGTCACATCTCGCCGACAGTGAGGTGCTACTGCTCGATCCCATGTTGGCGACCGGAGGAAGCGCGTTGGCGGCGCTAAACCAATTACGTGCCGCGGGTGCCGGACGCATCCGGCTCCTGGCCCTTGTCGCCGCTCCTCCGGGCGTACACGTCATTGCGCAACACGATCCCGATCTGCACATGTATGTCGCGGCGTTGGACCGCCAACTCGATGACAACGGCTATATCCGTCCGGGCCTCGGGGATGCGGGGGACAGACTGTTTGGTACGGAATGA
- the holA gene encoding DNA polymerase III subunit delta, with product MTESDLRKQLAKRNLLPVYLLHGEEDFLVERSAKAIADAALLDGDRSFNYHVFRGTEHKAEDVVSSANSFPFMADKRVVMVKESDKFFAASPLQQYLRNPNPDTVLILCAEALSGSGRKKAGSSAKKSMDVPSFLTDVERQKGPAAVLEFKALKDAAAQEWIVAEFLATGKRITPEACTVFNTLKGNSARVLSSEIEKILTAVPDAATIGVDEVYTHLGASREFNVFELSNAVSARNGMLAQNILVRVLVTEEPVMILNTLFRQMLLLWKIRSYSFNGRATDEDARNLGAVFGWQVENARQYVTNFRDSEYFERCFEFFLEADLAIKTLPVSADIAITRLVAQLTRK from the coding sequence ATGACCGAATCGGATCTCCGCAAGCAGCTCGCGAAAAGAAACCTCCTTCCCGTGTACCTGTTGCACGGGGAGGAGGATTTCCTCGTTGAGCGCTCCGCGAAAGCCATTGCCGACGCCGCCTTGCTGGACGGCGACCGCTCGTTCAACTATCACGTCTTTCGCGGCACGGAGCACAAGGCAGAAGACGTGGTCTCTTCGGCGAATTCCTTCCCGTTCATGGCGGACAAGCGCGTGGTCATGGTAAAGGAGAGCGATAAATTTTTCGCCGCTTCTCCCTTGCAGCAGTACCTTCGAAACCCCAATCCGGACACCGTGCTCATCCTCTGCGCCGAGGCGCTGTCCGGAAGCGGAAGAAAAAAGGCCGGGAGCTCCGCTAAAAAAAGCATGGACGTACCATCCTTTCTTACGGACGTCGAGCGGCAGAAGGGACCGGCTGCTGTACTGGAGTTCAAGGCACTCAAGGATGCCGCCGCACAAGAGTGGATAGTTGCGGAGTTCCTTGCGACGGGGAAACGAATCACCCCCGAGGCCTGCACCGTTTTCAATACGCTGAAGGGGAACAGCGCACGCGTGTTGTCATCGGAAATCGAAAAGATCCTTACCGCCGTGCCCGACGCCGCGACAATAGGCGTTGACGAGGTATACACACATCTCGGCGCGTCAAGGGAGTTCAACGTGTTCGAGTTGAGCAATGCGGTTTCTGCGCGGAACGGTATGCTCGCGCAAAACATCCTGGTACGCGTTTTGGTGACCGAGGAGCCGGTGATGATACTGAATACGCTGTTTCGGCAGATGTTGCTGCTTTGGAAGATCCGGAGCTACAGTTTCAACGGGCGCGCCACGGATGAAGACGCGCGCAATCTGGGGGCGGTGTTCGGCTGGCAGGTAGAAAACGCCCGCCAGTACGTTACGAATTTCAGGGATTCTGAGTATTTTGAACGGTGCTTTGAATTTTTCCTCGAAGCGGATCTGGCAATAAAAACCCTTCCTGTCTCGGCAGACATCGCCATCACCCGGCTCGTCGCGCAGCTGACAAGGAAGTAA
- a CDS encoding bi-domain-containing oxidoreductase — protein sequence MKQIAQHIKSGAMNVADVPAPALGRGMILVKNYFSVISAGTEKTSVDSRKSSMLQRAKSQPEEVRKVVDEMRRNGFSKTYKRIMSKLDSSAALGYSTAGVVLAVEEGVQDIEVGDTVACAGAEYAVHSDVIAVPRNLVAKIPDGVSMETAAYTTIAAIALQGVRQTAPSLGETVVVIGLGLLGQFTVQFLKANGCTVIGVDLDPAAVALALRSGADAALHRHDDPVESVVASLSGGHGADAVIITAGTSSNDPIELSGRITREKGRVVVVGAAPMNIPRGPYYMKEIDIRISRSYGPGRYDRDYEAEGLDYPISYVRWTENRNMQAYLQLARQGAVNTDLLTTHRFPVEQALNAYALIEGEKTEPYVGIVLTYDDLPPTELDTVTRPRPEQPPVISPKRSSLTVGFIGAGSFASGFLLPHLREMSDVTLDMVCNRSGLTSADMRNKFGFRRSSTDVREVLEDEQIGTVFIATRHGEHAPYTFEALRRGKHVFVEKPLALNEEELQPIERLLASNPELHGKLHLMVGFNRRFAPLVTEMRDFFKTGAEPAIVHYYVNAGFLPADHWTQHPVDGGGRIVGEVCHFIDTIQFLTGGTPVRLSAESIASSNEAVTNWDNVNITMRMDNGALGIITYASNGDTSIPKERIVMSSGNASAVMDNFQSLLLARGGKQERKRGSGDKGHRNEVIAFMEAIRNKSSEVIPLSSLLATTRTTFRILDALRTRETVTLTDGGR from the coding sequence ATGAAGCAGATTGCACAACATATCAAATCAGGCGCGATGAATGTCGCGGACGTCCCTGCCCCGGCGCTCGGCAGGGGTATGATTCTCGTCAAAAATTACTTCTCCGTCATCAGCGCCGGAACGGAGAAAACCTCGGTGGACTCTCGGAAATCCTCGATGTTGCAGCGGGCGAAAAGTCAGCCAGAGGAGGTTCGCAAGGTTGTAGACGAGATGCGCCGCAACGGTTTTTCCAAAACCTACAAGCGCATCATGAGCAAGCTGGACTCCAGCGCGGCGCTGGGCTACAGCACCGCAGGCGTGGTGCTGGCCGTCGAAGAAGGAGTGCAGGACATAGAAGTCGGCGATACAGTCGCCTGCGCGGGCGCCGAATACGCGGTACACAGCGATGTTATCGCCGTACCGAGAAATCTCGTCGCGAAAATTCCCGACGGGGTTTCCATGGAGACGGCGGCGTACACCACCATCGCCGCAATCGCTCTGCAGGGCGTGCGGCAGACGGCTCCCTCACTCGGCGAAACAGTGGTCGTCATCGGCCTCGGTCTGCTCGGGCAGTTTACCGTGCAATTCCTGAAAGCCAATGGCTGTACGGTGATCGGCGTAGATCTTGATCCCGCCGCCGTGGCACTGGCCTTGCGCTCCGGTGCCGACGCCGCCCTGCATCGCCATGACGATCCTGTCGAGTCCGTGGTGGCCTCCCTCAGCGGCGGGCACGGGGCCGACGCAGTGATAATCACGGCGGGGACCAGCAGCAACGATCCCATCGAACTGAGCGGCCGCATTACCCGGGAAAAAGGTCGGGTCGTTGTCGTAGGCGCGGCCCCGATGAATATTCCTCGTGGTCCGTATTACATGAAGGAAATTGACATTCGCATTTCACGCTCCTACGGTCCGGGGCGTTACGACAGGGACTACGAGGCAGAAGGCCTCGATTATCCGATCAGCTACGTGCGCTGGACGGAGAACAGAAACATGCAGGCCTACCTGCAACTCGCGCGGCAGGGCGCAGTGAATACCGACCTGCTCACCACGCATCGCTTTCCGGTGGAGCAAGCCCTCAATGCCTATGCGCTTATCGAAGGCGAGAAGACGGAGCCCTATGTCGGCATCGTTCTCACCTACGACGACCTGCCTCCGACGGAGCTCGATACAGTCACCAGACCGCGTCCGGAGCAGCCACCGGTCATTTCCCCGAAACGGAGTTCGCTGACCGTCGGCTTCATCGGCGCCGGCAGTTTCGCCTCGGGCTTTCTGTTGCCGCACCTCCGGGAGATGAGCGACGTCACGCTGGACATGGTCTGCAACCGCAGTGGCCTGACCAGCGCCGACATGCGGAACAAGTTCGGCTTCCGGCGCTCGTCCACCGATGTGCGCGAAGTCCTGGAAGACGAGCAGATCGGCACGGTGTTCATCGCCACGCGGCACGGGGAGCATGCACCCTACACCTTTGAAGCCTTGCGCCGCGGCAAGCACGTTTTTGTGGAGAAACCTTTAGCACTCAATGAAGAGGAACTGCAACCCATCGAGCGTCTGCTTGCGTCAAATCCGGAATTGCACGGCAAACTGCATCTCATGGTGGGCTTCAACCGGCGATTCGCTCCCCTCGTCACAGAGATGCGTGATTTTTTCAAGACCGGCGCTGAACCCGCCATCGTCCACTACTACGTCAATGCCGGCTTCCTTCCGGCCGATCACTGGACACAGCACCCCGTAGACGGTGGCGGACGCATCGTCGGAGAGGTGTGTCATTTCATTGATACTATCCAATTCCTCACCGGCGGGACACCGGTACGACTGTCCGCGGAGTCCATCGCATCATCGAACGAAGCCGTCACGAACTGGGACAACGTAAATATCACGATGCGCATGGACAACGGTGCGCTCGGCATCATCACCTATGCGTCGAACGGCGATACCTCCATACCGAAGGAACGCATCGTGATGTCTTCGGGCAACGCTTCGGCCGTCATGGACAATTTCCAGTCGCTGTTGCTCGCCCGCGGCGGGAAGCAGGAGCGCAAGCGCGGATCGGGCGACAAGGGGCACCGGAACGAAGTGATCGCGTTCATGGAGGCAATACGAAATAAAAGTTCCGAAGTCATCCCGCTGTCGAGCCTGCTCGCCACGACACGCACTACCTTCCGCATTCTCGATGCGCTCCGCACGCGGGAAACCGTGACGCTCACGGACGGCGGGAGGTAA
- a CDS encoding sigma-70 family RNA polymerase sigma factor, producing the protein MEQEQELSLEQKVERLIGDRKLDRSTLDALSDEELMLLFQRDVLPAFDILVERFQNPLMNYIFRFVGSNDDAADILQETFIRVYRKRHLYKTIARFSTWIYTIAGNLAKSELRKSYRKGSIPLVIERENDDDYVLPLSVEDPLPDRRADSALLYERIQKSLEQLPEAFREAVILRDIQELSYEEIAEIIGMPIGTVKSRINRGRAQLQELLKDLYA; encoded by the coding sequence ATGGAACAGGAGCAGGAACTTTCTCTCGAACAGAAAGTAGAACGCCTTATCGGTGATCGAAAACTGGACCGTTCGACACTCGATGCGCTGTCTGATGAAGAACTGATGCTGCTGTTTCAGCGCGATGTGCTCCCCGCTTTCGATATACTGGTGGAGCGATTTCAGAACCCGCTGATGAATTACATTTTCCGTTTCGTGGGTTCCAATGACGACGCAGCCGATATCCTTCAGGAAACCTTCATCCGCGTGTACAGAAAGCGACATCTGTACAAGACCATCGCCCGATTTTCCACCTGGATTTACACAATTGCGGGAAATCTGGCGAAAAGCGAGCTTCGAAAATCGTATCGAAAAGGAAGCATTCCGCTCGTGATTGAGCGTGAAAACGACGACGATTACGTACTCCCGCTCTCGGTCGAAGACCCCCTCCCCGACAGGCGTGCCGACAGCGCCCTGCTCTACGAACGGATTCAGAAATCACTCGAGCAACTTCCCGAAGCGTTCCGCGAAGCTGTCATCCTGCGGGACATTCAGGAATTGAGCTATGAAGAGATCGCCGAGATTATCGGTATGCCCATCGGCACGGTGAAGTCCCGCATCAACCGTGGACGCGCACAACTTCAGGAACTTCTCAAAGACCTCTATGCATAA
- a CDS encoding cation-efflux pump, whose product MQPSVPAHDHEVMVREKHRVAMTSVIAAVALTGLKLGVGLWTGSLGILSEALHSGLDLVAALVTLVAVRISDRPPDRDHQFGHGKIENLSALFETLLLLVTCGWILYEAWDRLATGAVHIDLNVYAFAVIIISIVVDISRSRALMRIAKNTTAQALEADALHFQTDIYSSSVVLLGLVTVAIGFPEADAIAAAVVAFIVIGISVRLGRRTIDGLLDRVPEGVEESVRQVILEVDGVESIRSLRLRPSGGALFVNLVIGIQRTTWFDRAHRIVDAVEAALAREFPRMDVIVHSEPVVGIREKLSDHIEWLVRQSGLTAHNVQILWVEDGYVLDFDIEYPQGTSFTDAHTLATEVEDRIRTALPLMREVRIHLEEEMVTALPGRDVTGREHRIVCDAEALFLRTPDVRGGSGIRCYDTVEGLKFSACIQLPARLSLAEMHGVIDALEGEIKGLDARIRNVFLHAEPVDDTPTFL is encoded by the coding sequence ATGCAACCATCCGTCCCGGCTCACGATCACGAAGTCATGGTAAGGGAAAAACACCGCGTCGCAATGACGTCCGTGATTGCGGCAGTGGCTTTAACCGGACTGAAACTCGGTGTGGGATTATGGACCGGTTCTCTGGGCATACTGTCTGAAGCCCTGCACTCAGGGCTCGATCTTGTGGCTGCACTCGTGACGCTGGTCGCGGTACGCATTTCCGACCGTCCGCCGGACAGGGATCATCAGTTCGGTCACGGAAAAATTGAAAATCTTTCTGCGCTGTTCGAAACACTCCTGCTGCTCGTCACATGCGGTTGGATTCTCTACGAGGCATGGGACCGGCTTGCCACCGGCGCTGTGCACATCGATCTGAACGTGTATGCGTTCGCTGTCATCATCATTTCTATTGTCGTGGACATTTCGCGTTCACGCGCACTCATGCGCATCGCGAAAAATACAACAGCCCAGGCCCTCGAAGCGGACGCTCTGCATTTCCAGACGGACATTTACAGTTCCTCCGTCGTGTTGCTCGGGCTTGTTACCGTCGCGATCGGGTTTCCGGAAGCAGATGCAATAGCGGCGGCAGTGGTCGCATTCATTGTTATCGGGATCAGCGTCCGCCTTGGGCGGCGCACGATCGATGGATTGCTCGACAGGGTTCCGGAAGGCGTAGAGGAAAGCGTCCGGCAGGTAATCCTGGAAGTGGACGGAGTCGAGAGTATCCGCTCCCTTCGCTTGCGGCCTTCCGGCGGCGCGCTCTTCGTGAATCTCGTGATAGGCATACAGCGTACGACCTGGTTCGACAGGGCGCACCGCATAGTTGACGCAGTGGAGGCCGCACTCGCCCGGGAGTTTCCGCGTATGGATGTGATCGTTCACTCCGAACCCGTCGTGGGCATACGGGAAAAACTCTCCGACCACATTGAATGGCTCGTGCGGCAGAGCGGACTGACGGCGCACAACGTGCAGATACTGTGGGTGGAGGACGGGTATGTTCTGGATTTCGACATTGAGTATCCGCAAGGAACGAGTTTTACCGACGCGCATACGCTGGCTACGGAAGTCGAAGACAGGATACGCACTGCCCTTCCGCTGATGCGCGAGGTGCGCATTCACCTCGAGGAAGAGATGGTCACCGCACTTCCCGGGAGGGACGTCACGGGACGTGAACACCGGATTGTGTGTGACGCTGAAGCACTGTTTCTGCGCACGCCCGACGTCCGTGGCGGATCCGGCATCCGCTGTTACGATACTGTGGAAGGGCTGAAATTCAGCGCGTGTATACAGCTCCCCGCCCGTCTCTCCCTGGCGGAAATGCACGGCGTCATTGACGCACTCGAGGGTGAAATCAAGGGACTCGACGCTCGCATCAGGAATGTCTTTCTGCACGCCGAACCCGTCGACGATACTCCTACATTTCTGTGA
- a CDS encoding flavin reductase family protein, which translates to MRFRQVLGSFVTGVTIVTTRFGNEYVGLTINSFTSVSLEPMLIQINIAKNTTSHDAIEESGRFVVNILAEDQQLLSTVFAGAPPADRFKHATVWETDSGCPVIEGSIAYLDVRVTAVYDGGDHSIFLAEVQDMRVLRDAPPLLYFRGKYGRLTEM; encoded by the coding sequence ATGCGATTCCGACAAGTCCTCGGATCCTTTGTCACAGGAGTGACTATCGTGACGACACGATTCGGGAATGAATATGTCGGACTGACAATAAATTCTTTCACATCGGTTTCCCTGGAGCCGATGCTGATACAGATCAACATCGCAAAAAACACAACCTCACACGATGCGATCGAGGAAAGCGGACGGTTTGTCGTAAATATCCTCGCCGAGGATCAACAGCTGCTTTCAACGGTATTCGCCGGCGCTCCGCCGGCGGACCGCTTCAAGCACGCAACCGTGTGGGAGACGGACTCCGGTTGTCCGGTGATCGAGGGCTCCATCGCATATTTGGACGTGCGGGTAACAGCCGTCTACGATGGTGGCGATCACAGTATCTTTCTGGCGGAAGTGCAGGATATGCGAGTCCTGCGCGACGCTCCGCCGCTTTTGTACTTTCGCGGGAAATACGGAAGACTCACAGAAATGTAG